Below is a window of Cytophagaceae bacterium DNA.
GTTTGAAGCGTATTCCACAATTTTTCGGCTCCCAAACGGGCTACGGAATATTCCAGATCATAAGATCCCCGAAGTTTGATAACCTCTTCGGCAGTAAATGGACGCTCGATTCCTTTCCATCTTGGGTTTGTAGCCCAATCGGTGATAAGTGCATTAATTCTCTCCTGGTTTTTCATAACATTATATTTTTTTAGTTTGTAAAAAGTTTAATTGACTGTTTTATAATTGCTTATAAGCTTTTAGTGTTAAAAATTCTTCGAAATTTTCGGTGAAAATCAGATTTTTGAATAAGCCTGCCGCTTGTTCAATTTTTGACTTAGAGAGCTCAGGAATCTGAAATAGTTTTTCGAGTTCTTCATCAAATAGCCGCTTGATATATTCACGGGTAACAATCTGATTTTCATCGGTTTTTACGCCATGGTGCAGCCACTGCCATACCTGGGCCCGAGAAATTTCCGCAGTGGCGGCATCTTCCATGAGATTATTGATGGCTACTGCCCCGGAGCCTTCCAGCCAGGAAGCTATGTATTGTATTGCTACCGAAATATTGGTTCTGATTCCCCTTTCGGAAATACTGAAGTTATCAATATTCACATTTAACAAATCAAAAGATTTGACATTTACATCTTCTCTCATGATATGTTTTTGATGTGGATTAGTACCCAGTTTTTTATCAAATTGCTCAAGTGCTACCGGAACCAAATCAGGATGTGCTACCCAGGTACCATCAAATCCATTTTCAGCTTCCATTTTTTTATCTTCCTGTACATTTTTTATGGCTATATCATTGATTTGGGCATTTCTTCTGTTCGGAATAAAAGCCGCCATCCCGCCAACGGCATGAGCACCTCTGCGGTGACAGGTCTTCACCAATAAACTTGTGTAAGCTTTCATAAACGGCACTCTCATCGTGACCAAAGCCCTGTCTGGAAGGATGAAATCCGGATTCTTGCTGAATTTTTTGATTACACTAAAAATATAATCCCAGCGGCCCGCATTGAGTCCTGCAAGATGATCTTTTAATTCATAAATAATTTCATCCATTTCGAAGGCCGCCAGTATAGTTTCAATCAATACCGTGGCTTTTATGGTGCCTATGGGTAAACCCAGGTATTTTTGAGCTTCTACAAAAACTTCATTCCATAAAGCTGCCTCTTTGTGTCCTTCTAGTTTTGGTAAATAATAATAGGTACCTGAACCT
It encodes the following:
- the aceB gene encoding malate synthase A, with product METLINGNYKIINETNPIVSKILTPEAIEFVTHLESKFRNKRKELLANRIIRQKKLEADELPRFLKETEKIRISDWKVGPIPDDLQDRRTEITGPVDKKMIINALNSGAKVFMADFEDSNSPTWDNCINGQQNLIDANLRTLTFETPEKKYKLGENLAVLLVRPRGWHLLEEHFRFEDEPVSASLFDFALYLFHNHQTLSERGSGTYYYLPKLEGHKEAALWNEVFVEAQKYLGLPIGTIKATVLIETILAAFEMDEIIYELKDHLAGLNAGRWDYIFSVIKKFSKNPDFILPDRALVTMRVPFMKAYTSLLVKTCHRRGAHAVGGMAAFIPNRRNAQINDIAIKNVQEDKKMEAENGFDGTWVAHPDLVPVALEQFDKKLGTNPHQKHIMREDVNVKSFDLLNVNIDNFSISERGIRTNISVAIQYIASWLEGSGAVAINNLMEDAATAEISRAQVWQWLHHGVKTDENQIVTREYIKRLFDEELEKLFQIPELSKSKIEQAAGLFKNLIFTENFEEFLTLKAYKQL